A single Campylobacter concisus DNA region contains:
- a CDS encoding tautomerase — protein MPFVKICVTKEGDSPSVEQKEKMISGVTKLISEILGRSAQNTVVIIDEIDMNNYGIAGESVKNLRKKQKEQKEVKC, from the coding sequence ATGCCATTTGTGAAAATTTGCGTGACAAAAGAGGGTGATAGCCCAAGCGTGGAGCAAAAAGAGAAGATGATAAGCGGAGTTACAAAGCTAATAAGCGAAATTTTAGGTAGAAGCGCTCAAAATACCGTTGTCATTATCGATGAGATCGATATGAATAACTACGGCATCGCAGGTGAGAGTGTAAAAAATCTCCGCAAAAAACAAAAAGAGCAAAAGGAAGTAAAATGCTAA